From a region of the Novipirellula artificiosorum genome:
- a CDS encoding DUF1501 domain-containing protein: protein MHPILHENIARINRRQLFGRTASGIGAAALASLMKRDADASESAVPGSTGLPGIPHHAAKAKRVVVLWQGGGPSHVDLFDDKPVLRDMATKDIPDSVRGNTRLSTMSSGYGKWPCVPAIKPHANYAACGMRMSTMLPDIGALADEICLVRSLHTEAVNHAPGVTFFLTGSQVPGRPSMGAWLAYGLGSETEELPTFVVMTSSDKGKTCGQLFYDYYWGSGFLPSRLQGVRFRNTGDPVPYLANPPGVSETARRLLLDDIAAMSRAHLEDYGDPEIDTRISQYEMAFRMQTSVPELVDFSDESAATLERYGPNVQIKGTFTNNCLVARRLLERGTRFVQLMHSGWDQHNNLFTQLEKQCIDTQAPSAALVHDLKERGMLDDTLVIWGGEFGRTPFGQGDPAKPTGRDHFGKAFSWWLAGGGVKPGFVYDSTDTKENLQNSSVTF from the coding sequence ATGCATCCGATCCTTCACGAAAACATCGCGCGCATCAATCGCCGACAATTGTTCGGTCGCACGGCCAGTGGTATCGGAGCCGCTGCTTTGGCCTCACTGATGAAGCGTGACGCCGACGCGAGCGAGTCGGCAGTCCCAGGAAGTACGGGACTGCCGGGAATTCCCCACCATGCCGCCAAGGCCAAGCGAGTCGTCGTGCTGTGGCAAGGTGGTGGCCCATCACACGTCGACCTGTTCGATGACAAGCCGGTGCTACGAGACATGGCGACCAAGGATATTCCTGATTCCGTACGTGGCAATACGCGGCTCAGCACCATGTCGTCGGGATACGGGAAATGGCCCTGCGTTCCGGCGATCAAGCCGCACGCGAACTACGCCGCATGTGGAATGCGAATGAGTACAATGTTGCCCGACATCGGCGCTCTCGCGGACGAGATCTGTTTGGTCCGCAGCCTGCACACCGAAGCGGTCAATCATGCACCGGGTGTGACCTTTTTCCTGACCGGCTCACAGGTTCCCGGTCGACCGAGCATGGGGGCGTGGTTGGCTTACGGATTAGGAAGCGAAACGGAGGAATTGCCGACATTTGTGGTGATGACCTCCAGCGACAAAGGCAAGACGTGCGGGCAATTGTTTTACGACTACTACTGGGGCAGCGGTTTTTTGCCCAGCCGTTTACAGGGCGTTCGGTTTCGCAACACAGGTGATCCCGTTCCCTATTTGGCTAACCCTCCCGGCGTCAGTGAGACCGCTCGAAGACTGTTACTGGACGACATCGCCGCGATGAGCCGTGCTCATCTGGAAGACTACGGTGATCCCGAGATCGATACGAGAATTTCTCAGTATGAGATGGCCTTTCGGATGCAGACCAGCGTTCCTGAACTGGTCGATTTCTCCGACGAATCGGCTGCGACTCTCGAACGTTATGGCCCGAACGTCCAAATCAAGGGGACATTCACCAACAATTGTCTTGTCGCTCGCCGGTTGCTTGAACGAGGCACTCGCTTCGTGCAATTGATGCACTCGGGTTGGGATCAGCACAACAACTTGTTTACTCAATTGGAAAAGCAGTGCATCGATACTCAGGCACCTTCGGCGGCGCTGGTTCATGATCTCAAAGAACGGGGGATGCTCGATGACACGCTCGTCATTTGGGGTGGCGAATTCGGACGCACTCCGTTCGGGCAGGGCGACCCGGCCAAGCCGACTGGCCGCGACCATTTCGGAAAGGCGTTCAGTTGGTGGTTGGCTGGCGGCGGCGTGAAGCCAGGTTTTGTCTACGATTCGACCGACACCAAGGAAAACTTGCAAAATTCGTCAGTGACTTTCTGA
- a CDS encoding DUF1553 domain-containing protein, which yields MIHRMMDAFNRVPESGTPQFYSSRIRVGRPVLELPTEENRQRIAAFESQIAALEAEAKPAIEVALAAWKAGLKADGNESDAAGLPEPLVTLLAKPAGERSDEDKLAIDQQLQAHFDAKVRGEFSDKIPPLAKLDRLRKNLSEYKADQIPRVMVMSDAQPRQTHVLDRGAYLSPRDEVKFATPQFLPPLPDGAPANRLGLAQWLVSPEHPLTARVQVNRIWQHFFGHGIVKTAEDFGVQSEYPIHKDLLDWLAVEFREHGWSMKHIIRGIVNSATYRQQSRITTELLQRDAENRLYARASRFRLPSMVLRDWAFSASGLLDAKIGGAPVYPYQPGEVWEALAITKERDFTYPSSSGKDLYRRSLYTFWRRTVSPANMFDASDRHRSIAQCL from the coding sequence TTGATACACAGGATGATGGATGCGTTCAACCGCGTCCCCGAGAGCGGAACGCCTCAGTTCTACTCATCAAGAATTCGAGTCGGTCGTCCAGTTCTCGAGCTACCCACGGAAGAAAATCGACAGCGGATTGCAGCCTTTGAATCTCAGATTGCAGCATTGGAGGCGGAAGCGAAGCCAGCGATCGAAGTCGCGCTGGCTGCTTGGAAAGCGGGGCTGAAAGCGGATGGCAATGAAAGTGATGCTGCGGGGTTGCCGGAGCCGCTTGTCACGTTGCTTGCGAAGCCAGCCGGTGAACGAAGCGATGAGGACAAGCTTGCCATCGATCAACAGTTGCAGGCCCACTTTGACGCGAAGGTACGGGGGGAATTCAGCGACAAAATTCCTCCATTGGCCAAGCTCGACCGTTTGCGGAAGAATTTGTCCGAATACAAAGCCGATCAAATTCCGCGAGTGATGGTGATGAGCGACGCGCAGCCTCGCCAAACGCATGTTCTCGATCGAGGTGCCTATTTGAGTCCGCGCGACGAAGTGAAGTTCGCGACGCCTCAGTTCTTGCCTCCGTTGCCCGACGGTGCGCCCGCGAATCGATTGGGGCTTGCACAGTGGTTGGTTTCACCTGAGCATCCCTTGACGGCGCGCGTACAAGTGAACCGGATTTGGCAGCACTTCTTCGGCCATGGCATCGTCAAGACGGCAGAAGATTTCGGTGTCCAGAGTGAGTATCCGATCCACAAAGACTTGTTGGATTGGCTGGCGGTTGAATTTCGCGAACATGGATGGAGCATGAAGCACATCATTCGCGGCATCGTCAACAGCGCAACCTATCGCCAACAAAGCCGCATCACCACGGAATTGCTCCAGCGCGATGCAGAGAATCGCTTGTACGCGCGAGCCAGCCGGTTTCGGTTGCCGTCGATGGTTCTGCGTGATTGGGCATTTTCCGCCTCCGGACTATTGGATGCTAAGATTGGCGGTGCACCGGTTTATCCGTACCAACCCGGCGAGGTGTGGGAAGCACTCGCGATTACGAAAGAGCGCGACTTCACTTACCCAAGCAGCAGCGGCAAAGACTTGTATCGACGGAGTCTCTACACGTTCTGGCGGCGTACCGTTTCGCCCGCGAACATGTTCGACGCATCGGATCGACATCGCTCGATTGCGCAATGCCTATGA
- a CDS encoding carboxypeptidase-like regulatory domain-containing protein: protein MSNSLRHLSFLLSAFLLLALDCQLASALIMGGTGNKPVRDAGWPRGAIEVANLTTRIAWWEGPPFGGGEWHFEYRGTTAELQAAVDAFSNVLAPRLELVVHDGTHESFWIKTSDKQADASVNWVFTVWVPANWNHLYNNPRSYFSADQPNFRQPVAAPRLDVYVGGQIDWKAIRLPSNVVVTDSRLEANGFAPDAGGVIQGIVWDMATGKPIAAARVRVGDDVVTGETDADGRFTIERIPAAGYFIVIDADGYAPKRIEWTTVTRTSFQRFDVYLSEAKELRGQVVNVDGQPLSEVKVRLSNVVAVNGLGYPSGGESTVMTDNDGQFVFGALPQGIVQLACHKEGYYYNSVLNEHHIDDSPLTLQMVRSGQVDISVVDAQGLPITSKFIVELEPEGGLRVGSWGGSSNVGDDGTVTFKGIPPGQYHVWGKPNPGRADAKTKVHPVTIAGDDKHTIELHLE from the coding sequence ATGTCCAATTCCCTCCGACACCTGTCATTTCTATTGTCCGCGTTTTTGCTGCTAGCGTTGGATTGCCAATTGGCTTCTGCGTTGATCATGGGGGGGACGGGTAACAAACCGGTTCGTGACGCGGGTTGGCCGCGGGGGGCGATCGAGGTTGCGAACCTGACGACGCGAATTGCGTGGTGGGAGGGGCCACCATTCGGCGGCGGCGAGTGGCATTTCGAGTATCGCGGTACGACAGCCGAGTTGCAGGCGGCAGTCGACGCCTTCTCCAACGTGCTAGCCCCGCGGCTGGAGCTGGTCGTGCATGACGGCACTCACGAGAGTTTTTGGATCAAGACCAGCGACAAACAGGCTGACGCGTCCGTGAATTGGGTGTTCACCGTCTGGGTACCGGCCAACTGGAACCATCTGTACAACAATCCTCGCAGTTACTTCTCGGCCGACCAGCCCAACTTCCGCCAGCCCGTGGCCGCACCGCGATTGGACGTGTACGTCGGTGGTCAAATCGATTGGAAAGCGATACGCCTGCCGTCTAACGTGGTCGTTACGGACTCGCGGCTCGAAGCGAACGGTTTCGCACCCGATGCCGGTGGCGTGATTCAAGGAATAGTATGGGATATGGCGACAGGGAAGCCAATCGCGGCGGCTCGTGTTCGTGTCGGCGACGATGTCGTGACCGGCGAAACCGATGCGGATGGCCGTTTCACGATCGAGCGGATACCAGCGGCCGGGTACTTCATTGTGATCGACGCGGATGGTTACGCCCCAAAACGAATCGAATGGACAACGGTCACGAGGACTTCGTTTCAGCGTTTCGACGTGTACTTGTCCGAAGCGAAAGAGCTTCGAGGTCAGGTCGTCAATGTCGACGGTCAACCGCTTTCGGAGGTCAAGGTACGACTATCGAACGTCGTCGCCGTGAACGGATTGGGATATCCATCGGGCGGTGAATCGACCGTGATGACCGACAACGATGGCCAGTTTGTATTTGGTGCTCTGCCGCAGGGAATCGTCCAATTGGCCTGTCACAAAGAAGGCTATTACTACAACTCGGTCCTCAACGAGCATCACATCGACGACAGTCCGCTGACGCTACAGATGGTCCGGTCGGGACAAGTCGACATCAGCGTCGTGGATGCTCAAGGCTTGCCCATCACATCAAAGTTCATTGTGGAACTGGAGCCCGAAGGCGGATTACGAGTCGGCAGTTGGGGAGGGTCGTCCAACGTTGGTGATGACGGAACCGTCACATTCAAGGGCATTCCGCCGGGACAGTACCATGTGTGGGGCAAGCCGAACCCGGGTCGAGCCGATGCGAAAACGAAGGTTCATCCCGTAACGATTGCCGGCGACGACAAACACACCATCGAGCTGCACTTGGAGTAA
- a CDS encoding MOSC domain-containing protein — protein MRQVPSIFSIQVGLPRVMADEREWTSGFLKESITELLWLGTTNLQGDAQADLVHHGGPHKAVCVYSAVHYPYWRKQLQLPDLLGGDFGENFTVAALRECDVCIGDTFTIGDCVVQVSQPRQPCWKLARRWGIKDLALQVQQTGFTGWYFRVLTEGHVQRGMELRLVDRLHAEWTIEAANQLMHHDKHNQAAAARLAAVPELSPSWQATLSKRADTGEQPDEAKRLG, from the coding sequence ATGCGTCAAGTCCCCAGCATCTTTTCGATTCAAGTTGGCTTGCCGCGCGTGATGGCGGATGAGCGAGAGTGGACTTCTGGATTCTTAAAAGAATCGATCACCGAGCTGTTGTGGCTCGGCACGACCAACCTGCAAGGGGATGCGCAAGCGGATCTTGTCCACCACGGTGGCCCGCACAAAGCAGTGTGTGTTTACTCGGCGGTTCACTATCCGTATTGGCGAAAGCAGTTGCAGTTGCCTGACTTGTTGGGAGGCGATTTCGGTGAGAATTTCACGGTCGCAGCATTACGAGAATGTGACGTTTGCATCGGCGATACATTCACGATTGGCGATTGTGTGGTTCAAGTATCGCAACCTCGCCAGCCCTGTTGGAAATTGGCTCGGCGTTGGGGCATCAAGGATCTTGCTTTGCAGGTCCAGCAAACCGGTTTTACTGGTTGGTACTTTCGCGTATTAACCGAAGGCCATGTTCAGCGCGGCATGGAGCTAAGGCTGGTCGATCGTTTGCATGCCGAGTGGACGATTGAGGCGGCGAATCAGCTTATGCATCATGACAAGCACAATCAAGCTGCGGCAGCGAGGTTGGCCGCAGTGCCGGAGCTGTCGCCAAGTTGGCAAGCAACCTTGTCGAAACGAGCCGATACCGGTGAACAACCCGATGAAGCGAAACGCCTTGGTTAG
- a CDS encoding sulfatase family protein, with product MKLLASFFLALVPCFANGAEKPNIVFILSDDVGTGDIKCYYPSSKVMTPHIDQLASQGMKFTQAYANGAVCSPSRYALLTGAYPCRGPLRSEPARYTTPLTINPNALSLPRFMKQQGYRTAHIGKWHLGYGESGIKNWAGLIKPGPLEIGFDYTLGLPTNHSDGFKTYVENHRLKWLKDSVLHLDGKPDTSQLTEIRYDDEVDSTLTAKAIEFIKEDSTKPFFVYLALVATHTHITPRADFRGTSQIGQLGDYIHELDYHVGEIMATLDELGIADKTVLIFTSDNGGMKSDVGGAGKNLNLRSEANDVALKSKTAKTDAREKFGHKTNGDLQGYKGSNFEGGFRVPFIVRWPGKVAAGTESNQTITLADTLATTAGILNQQLPKTAGVDSFDFSPVLLGKRVGEPIRTTTILQTGHGLLAFRHGDWKLRCTRAPDWTGEKVTLPKDSPELYNLATDPTESTDLAESEPERVQQMQMLLLKLLRKGRS from the coding sequence ATGAAGCTTCTTGCTAGTTTCTTTCTCGCTCTCGTCCCTTGTTTCGCAAACGGAGCAGAGAAGCCAAACATCGTATTCATCCTTTCCGACGATGTCGGTACAGGCGATATCAAGTGCTACTATCCGTCATCGAAGGTGATGACGCCTCATATCGACCAATTGGCTTCCCAAGGAATGAAGTTCACGCAGGCGTATGCCAATGGAGCGGTCTGTTCACCGTCGCGATATGCTCTGTTAACAGGAGCCTATCCGTGTCGCGGCCCGTTGAGAAGCGAGCCCGCCAGATACACAACGCCTTTGACGATTAACCCCAACGCATTGAGTTTGCCACGGTTCATGAAACAGCAAGGCTACCGAACCGCTCACATTGGCAAATGGCATCTCGGTTACGGAGAATCCGGTATCAAGAATTGGGCGGGGCTGATTAAGCCGGGACCACTTGAAATCGGCTTTGATTACACGCTGGGTCTTCCGACAAACCATAGCGATGGCTTTAAGACCTATGTCGAAAACCATCGTTTGAAGTGGCTCAAGGACAGCGTGCTGCATTTGGACGGCAAACCTGATACAAGCCAATTGACCGAGATCCGCTACGATGACGAGGTCGATTCGACACTGACAGCCAAAGCGATCGAGTTCATCAAAGAAGACTCTACCAAACCCTTCTTTGTCTACCTCGCTCTCGTCGCAACGCATACGCACATCACTCCACGTGCAGATTTCCGTGGCACAAGCCAGATCGGTCAACTCGGTGACTACATCCACGAACTCGACTACCACGTCGGGGAGATCATGGCGACGCTCGACGAGTTGGGGATTGCCGATAAGACGGTCTTGATTTTCACGAGTGACAATGGGGGCATGAAAAGCGATGTTGGTGGAGCCGGCAAGAACTTGAATCTCAGGAGCGAAGCGAACGATGTCGCCTTAAAGAGTAAGACAGCGAAGACGGACGCGCGGGAAAAATTTGGTCACAAGACCAACGGTGACCTTCAAGGGTACAAGGGCAGCAACTTTGAAGGCGGTTTCCGCGTGCCGTTCATCGTGCGCTGGCCTGGCAAAGTCGCTGCGGGCACCGAATCAAACCAGACAATCACACTGGCGGATACACTGGCAACGACGGCTGGAATCCTCAATCAACAACTCCCAAAAACCGCTGGTGTCGATTCATTTGACTTCAGTCCGGTGCTATTGGGTAAGCGTGTTGGTGAGCCGATTCGTACAACCACGATTTTGCAAACCGGCCACGGCCTGCTGGCGTTTCGTCATGGTGACTGGAAGCTTCGCTGTACGCGAGCACCCGACTGGACCGGCGAAAAGGTCACGCTACCCAAGGATTCCCCTGAGCTTTACAACCTAGCGACGGATCCTACCGAAAGCACGGATTTAGCGGAGAGTGAACCGGAACGTGTCCAGCAAATGCAGATGCTCTTGCTGAAGTTGCTGCGAAAAGGACGCTCATAA
- a CDS encoding ASPIC/UnbV domain-containing protein: MMQVGAEGSYLSQSPTDLHFGLGEAEKADLIEIVWPDGSEAKHENVTTDQIVEYVGAVQPRLLRHRDESD, from the coding sequence ATGATGCAGGTCGGAGCGGAAGGATCCTACCTATCGCAAAGTCCCACCGATTTGCATTTCGGTTTAGGCGAAGCAGAGAAAGCTGATTTGATCGAGATCGTCTGGCCCGACGGAAGCGAAGCAAAACACGAAAATGTTACGACTGACCAAATCGTCGAGTATGTTGGCGCGGTCCAGCCTAGACTCCTGCGCCATCGCGACGAATCAGATTGA
- a CDS encoding outer membrane protein assembly factor BamB family protein yields the protein MHLTPISVCGRINLLLVAAIAVAQVPFVACASDDWPMWRSDAQRSAASTNSVSDSLSPLWQREFTQRVPAWDDPLNSDLMTYDRIFEPIVVDGRMFVGFNDQDKLLALDASTGRELWSFATEAPVRLPPVGWQGKVYFCSDDGFLYCVNAADGTPEWKFSGAPNAQHVIGNRRLTSAWPARGGPVVREGRVYFAASIWPFMGTFIYALDAESGEIRWLNDSTGAQYIKQPHSAPSFAGVAPQGALVATESELIVPGGRSVPAVFDRATGELRYFELNEGGKGTGGSFVAAADDRFYVHTREKGTRAFQLTTGKKTAFMPNEPVLHAGIIYSAEMADDQPMVRAFGTDEKLIWEIAADGRGDLILAGDKLIAAGHNHITAIRLPTQDKPASIVFQLPCEEHIERLLVASEKIFAVTLDGKLLAFGDSATSPAPPAELPVEGNRVKPKDATDSGPTADWETNTADLQIVKRMLSSSSAEGYAFWYGSTDSGIARTLASESPFVQLAMVDSDIRRVHRMRDQLDSQGIEGVTVHHAPAAAFRAPQYVGHMVFIAPDVVVEIVDEITAGSTQSANDANKVSGQSETLASLYQTVRPYGGTMHLITSDRSGDESAAEINAEDLVALVDAQRLEKAQVEDRDDGVCVSRIGALPGSSNWTHQYGDVANTLKSNDSRVKLPLGVLWFGGNSNTDVLPRHGHGPPEQVVDGRLYIQGMNSLSCRDVYTGRVIWKRDFGDLGTFDVYFDTTYEDTPLDPKYNQVHIPGANARGTNYVVTEDRVYMLVGNACLALDPLTGETLHQIELPRDENGDQPEWGYIGVYEEVLLGGLGFAKYRERHELEFESDEGLTLNKAGFGSKSFDRAASTGLIGFDRHTGEQKWQVMAKHSFWHNGIVAGGGKLYCLDKNPKPIEEALSRRGQPEPDDYRILAVDCQTGQTLWEVEEGIFGTWLGYSPQFDLLLQAGAKASDRLVAETGHGMTVYHAADGTIKWQNPDLDYSGPCILHNDWIITNANSYTESAGAFHLLNGKRKMIQNPLTGETQPWRITRAYGCNNIIASENMLTFRSGAAGFYDLLTEGGTGNLGGFKSGCTSNLVVANGVLNAPDYTRTCSCAYQNQTSLALVHMPDIDVWTIDLIANSATPNQLFKRLALNFGAPGHRRQPDGQLWMEYPVMAGDSIPIDIETNAEAKPFQHHSSLVKGVDRPWVLASGLEDLTELRIGMRIKSPPAKAATKKSNSKKTDATSKAEAVANPRSKQPVVATAADVDDPVHRYDVRLHFSCSPIASQGRRVFDVHAQDELVLSNVTIDPADGSGQQTAEHLLEQIPIAGNLRLRFVPKQGTAVLSGIEIEKH from the coding sequence ATGCACCTAACCCCTATTTCTGTTTGTGGCCGCATCAATCTGCTGCTGGTAGCCGCGATCGCTGTAGCTCAAGTTCCTTTTGTCGCTTGCGCCTCGGACGACTGGCCCATGTGGCGCAGTGATGCGCAGCGTTCGGCGGCAAGTACCAACAGCGTATCTGATTCGCTCAGCCCGCTATGGCAGCGAGAATTCACACAGCGGGTGCCCGCCTGGGACGATCCGCTCAATAGTGATTTGATGACCTACGATCGCATCTTCGAACCGATCGTCGTCGATGGACGAATGTTCGTCGGTTTCAATGATCAAGACAAATTGCTAGCGCTGGATGCCAGTACCGGACGCGAACTGTGGTCGTTCGCTACGGAAGCTCCTGTGCGTTTGCCCCCGGTGGGATGGCAGGGCAAAGTCTACTTTTGCAGCGACGATGGCTTCCTATACTGTGTTAACGCCGCAGATGGAACGCCTGAGTGGAAATTCAGCGGTGCACCCAATGCTCAACATGTGATCGGAAATCGACGGCTAACCTCCGCTTGGCCAGCTCGCGGCGGTCCCGTGGTGCGTGAGGGTCGAGTCTACTTCGCCGCCAGCATATGGCCCTTCATGGGCACCTTCATTTATGCACTCGATGCGGAGTCCGGCGAGATCCGGTGGCTCAACGATAGCACCGGAGCCCAGTACATCAAGCAACCGCATAGCGCACCTTCCTTCGCCGGCGTGGCGCCTCAAGGTGCCCTGGTGGCAACGGAAAGTGAGTTGATCGTGCCGGGCGGTCGATCGGTTCCCGCCGTCTTCGACCGGGCCACAGGCGAACTGCGCTATTTTGAGTTAAACGAGGGCGGCAAGGGAACGGGCGGATCGTTTGTCGCAGCGGCAGACGATCGCTTCTATGTGCACACTCGTGAAAAGGGAACACGAGCCTTTCAACTAACCACCGGAAAGAAAACGGCCTTTATGCCTAACGAACCCGTGTTGCATGCCGGTATCATCTATTCGGCAGAGATGGCCGACGACCAACCCATGGTTCGCGCTTTTGGAACGGACGAAAAGTTGATCTGGGAAATCGCCGCGGATGGACGCGGCGATTTGATTCTGGCCGGTGATAAGTTGATCGCTGCGGGCCACAACCACATCACCGCGATTCGCTTGCCCACGCAAGACAAACCGGCGAGCATCGTCTTTCAGTTGCCTTGTGAAGAGCACATCGAGCGATTGCTGGTTGCGTCCGAAAAAATCTTCGCGGTCACGCTCGACGGCAAACTGCTCGCCTTTGGCGACAGTGCGACTTCCCCCGCGCCGCCCGCCGAGTTGCCGGTTGAGGGAAATAGGGTCAAACCCAAAGACGCAACGGACAGCGGTCCGACAGCCGACTGGGAAACCAACACAGCTGACCTGCAAATCGTAAAAAGGATGCTCAGTAGCTCTTCGGCCGAAGGTTATGCTTTTTGGTATGGCTCAACCGATTCGGGCATTGCCCGCACGTTGGCCAGCGAATCACCGTTTGTGCAATTGGCCATGGTCGATTCTGACATCCGCCGTGTTCATCGGATGCGGGATCAGCTCGATTCGCAAGGCATCGAAGGTGTCACCGTTCATCATGCCCCGGCTGCTGCCTTTCGAGCGCCGCAGTACGTGGGGCACATGGTGTTCATCGCACCCGATGTTGTGGTGGAGATCGTAGATGAGATCACAGCCGGAAGTACGCAGTCGGCGAACGATGCAAACAAAGTAAGCGGTCAATCCGAAACGCTAGCCAGCTTGTATCAAACGGTGCGTCCCTATGGAGGAACGATGCATCTGATAACCTCCGATCGCAGTGGGGATGAAAGTGCTGCTGAGATTAACGCGGAGGACTTGGTAGCGCTCGTTGATGCACAGAGGCTCGAAAAGGCTCAGGTGGAGGATCGCGATGATGGAGTCTGTGTCAGCCGCATCGGTGCCCTGCCAGGTTCCTCCAATTGGACGCACCAATATGGGGACGTGGCCAATACGCTCAAATCCAACGATAGCCGAGTCAAGCTACCCTTGGGCGTGCTCTGGTTTGGCGGCAACAGCAATACGGACGTGCTGCCGCGGCATGGCCACGGACCACCGGAGCAAGTCGTTGATGGGCGGCTGTATATCCAAGGTATGAATAGCCTTAGCTGCCGCGATGTCTACACGGGCCGTGTCATCTGGAAGCGAGACTTTGGTGACCTAGGAACGTTCGACGTCTATTTTGATACGACGTACGAAGATACGCCACTGGATCCCAAATACAATCAAGTTCACATCCCCGGCGCGAATGCCCGAGGGACAAACTATGTCGTGACCGAAGATCGAGTTTACATGCTGGTCGGCAACGCCTGCCTGGCACTCGACCCGCTGACCGGAGAAACGCTCCATCAAATCGAACTGCCGCGCGATGAAAACGGCGATCAACCCGAGTGGGGCTATATCGGCGTCTACGAAGAGGTGCTCCTTGGCGGTTTGGGTTTCGCCAAGTATCGCGAACGTCATGAATTGGAGTTCGAGTCGGACGAAGGCCTGACTCTCAACAAAGCTGGCTTCGGTTCGAAGAGCTTCGACCGCGCGGCGAGCACAGGACTGATCGGTTTTGATCGGCATACGGGCGAACAAAAATGGCAGGTCATGGCCAAGCACAGCTTCTGGCACAACGGCATTGTCGCTGGTGGCGGCAAACTCTATTGCCTGGACAAAAACCCCAAGCCAATCGAAGAAGCCTTGTCTCGCCGTGGCCAACCCGAGCCTGACGACTACCGGATCCTGGCCGTGGATTGTCAAACCGGTCAGACATTATGGGAAGTTGAGGAGGGGATTTTTGGAACGTGGCTGGGCTATTCGCCTCAGTTCGACCTGCTGCTTCAAGCTGGCGCAAAAGCCAGCGATCGTTTGGTAGCAGAAACCGGCCACGGCATGACGGTCTACCATGCGGCCGATGGGACGATCAAGTGGCAGAACCCGGACCTGGACTACTCGGGACCCTGCATCCTGCACAATGATTGGATCATCACCAACGCCAACTCCTACACGGAATCGGCGGGCGCCTTCCACTTGCTCAACGGCAAGCGGAAGATGATTCAGAACCCGCTGACAGGAGAGACACAGCCATGGAGGATCACGCGTGCTTACGGTTGTAACAACATCATTGCCAGTGAAAACATGCTTACTTTCCGTTCGGGCGCCGCAGGTTTTTACGACCTGTTGACCGAAGGTGGCACGGGCAACTTGGGTGGCTTCAAATCAGGCTGCACCTCCAACCTCGTCGTGGCCAACGGCGTGCTCAATGCGCCAGACTACACGCGAACGTGCAGTTGCGCGTACCAGAACCAAACCTCGTTGGCCCTGGTTCACATGCCTGACATCGATGTGTGGACGATTGACCTGATCGCAAACAGCGCAACGCCAAATCAGTTGTTCAAGCGTTTGGCGCTCAACTTCGGTGCGCCCGGCCATCGCCGACAACCCGACGGTCAATTGTGGATGGAGTACCCCGTCATGGCTGGCGACTCCATTCCCATCGATATCGAAACCAATGCCGAGGCCAAGCCATTTCAACATCACTCGTCGCTGGTCAAAGGCGTGGATCGGCCATGGGTGCTGGCGTCGGGTTTGGAGGACCTGACCGAATTGCGGATTGGCATGCGAATCAAGTCGCCTCCTGCGAAGGCGGCGACAAAGAAATCGAATTCAAAAAAGACCGACGCGACATCGAAAGCCGAAGCGGTGGCGAACCCGCGCAGTAAGCAACCGGTGGTTGCCACGGCGGCGGATGTCGACGATCCCGTTCACCGCTACGATGTGCGTCTGCATTTCTCGTGCTCGCCAATTGCCAGCCAGGGGCGAAGAGTATTCGATGTTCATGCACAAGACGAGTTGGTACTGAGCAACGTGACGATCGATCCAGCCGATGGTTCGGGCCAGCAGACCGCCGAGCATTTGCTAGAACAAATCCCCATCGCGGGCAATCTACGATTGCGGTTCGTTCCCAAACAGGGGACCGCCGTCCTGTCGGGTATCGAAATCGAAAAACACTGA